One region of Sardina pilchardus chromosome 18, fSarPil1.1, whole genome shotgun sequence genomic DNA includes:
- the pcnx2 gene encoding pecanex-like protein 1, with protein MGSHVVQTLRQGVWASLTGGWYHDPDQNKFNNSCHLYLWMFLLMLPLSLHLALPPTTMALSIYCTSVTIFFIAIKAANYRLHLMFDRGDIVAQNSVSDVSKGADKKSNASDPSLPANLRKSSTAPDSVAMTVLTRNHLSPIIQVTVKQTETDPGLIGVECPKAEDLKSTEGYRDSPAKERSRDKPQHEDGGSPEDMSSPNPDQCAPLLEQEQRPPPDRDTADEGLPPSKDSDVESADEKSERQAKEKPPTTDPNNNDEKNEEDDGGGGGLSPDDLSPVQDAPAEETYCSDEIAVVLVDNSGASVRLDESDTVKIIITMSCDAQTAAELEESVKQSILESAQSQMVKDGQGESRGDCMIRIPVITFDSPLEDEHEATVEGEDDREDEYRLAAEDEPADQPPMQNPELSHSKEPISSDSATQDCREYEPDEHEAEHSSLPLTNDNSSSGIDVHSHPDENEAPELRMDADGFLQIPAGYGRYGPGGRTHVRGMSIDSGRDAVLIADRSRGRTHTMTTSKSDLEAKEGQMPNESNFVEFVSLLESINSTRAASGTQPETDDADDQEDEEDDTMVTVKNDEETETESQRPERPNPPNSLATTDTPLAVPERLIPIVSPDSPQTDKDKDPDYDSLPSQTSQSESSMLQVICRPEATSKEEAYTFHTVHRDRPRKLYNERALNLPLGAELITGNMCDLLSTSSNSECQDGLAGGHADCPFQRRIIPAHRLRPRRTHPEIFQEEDSLDDSSDTSTQEKPSRKLYYKLKVFPGKWVNILYDRLTLLALFDRNQDVSENVVAVFLAFLVSFLGFVLLNHGCFKDIWVFQFCLVIASCQYSLLKSVQPDAASPTHGHNQLVAYSRAAYFCIFCGLIWILELLLKQSNLPVSRVYGMNIVLSDTLHFVRDILVAATGLVSAVYSIMRSLTAIALLYGFCLGALKEPWDEQHIPALFSGFCGLLVVFSYHLSRQSSDPSVLMSLIKSKLIPVLGGSEEEEDATTENIDPLPEKLRGSVKEILISDLFVCTLASVLTFAVTASTVFLSLRPFVTIVLYALAGTVGFITHYLIPQLRKHHPWLWIAHPVLKSREYSQFEPREDAHLMWYERLYVGLLSFEKYVVYPAIVLSALTNDGFALSHRKKLGIHFDVLLMTVAGMKLLRSSFCNPSYQFVTLLFTVIFFEFDCSRASETFLLNFFLMTIVFHKLWDLLHKLHFIMVYIAPWQIAWGSAFHAFAQPFAVPHSAMLLLQTLLTTLFYTPLSPFLGSAIFITSYPRPVKFWERNYNTKRIDNSNSRLVSQVDKDTGCDDNNLNSIFYEYLTRSLQHSLCGDLMLGRWGNYSSGDCFILASDYLNAFVHLIEIGNGLVTFQLRGLEFRGTYCQQREVEAITEGVEDDDACCCCEPGHLPHVLSCNAAFNLRWLAWEVTTTKYLLEGYSISENNAATMLQVYDLRKLLITYYLKSIIYFLVHSPKLQTWLKDSAMLEALQAYTKWHHIERDPAVFSVKIDEDYVHCLQGVTRASFCNVYLEWIQYCAGKQEEPMECDEDSALVTLCFGLSVLGRRSLGTASHNMSNSLESFLYGFNTLFKGDFRISSKDEWVFADMDLLQKVVAPGVRMSLKLHQDHFTCLEETEEPAILYEAITNYRTSLVICHESDPAWRKAVLSSRDTLLTLRHMVDDGTDEYKIIMLYKRHLSFKVIKINKECVRGLWAGQQQELVFLRNRNPERGSIQNSKQALRNMINSSCDQPLGYPMYVSPLTTSYMGTHKQLRGIWGGPISLDTIRGWLCTKWLRVRKDNLTSCNSGVNMDDVDCAGSSLSQNHNSITSQSLSTYQARPRASQGVRHHAAGRREYRSRSVQPQAQRPPVTSQSGPILDSQHGSSASGPSLVQRLSNSQLSFNTSIASIFSQVPRLSTAGLQSAATVAAGIGGQVSSSSSTLSLLFGKRSFSSGLVISGLSAAEGGNTTDTQSSSSVNIAAMGQSARSTSRATQWTSEAFESMDGTNSNVFTGAKDNPPSIDRDRSSTQGTDRSQDDSVLASAVQELPDQKTI; from the exons ATGGGCTCGCATGTGGTTCAAACTCTACGGCAGGGAGTGTGGGCTTCGCTTACCGGCGGCTGGTATCACGACCCGGACCAGAATAAATTCAATAACTCATGTCACCTTTATTTGTGGATGTTTCTTCTTATGCTACCCTTGTCCCTGCATTTG GCCCTCCCCCCAACCACGATGGCACTCAGCATCTATTGCACGTCAGTGACGATCTTCTTCATCGCCATAAAGGCAGCAAACTACCGGCTCCACCTTATGTTCGACAGGGGCGACATTGTGGCCCAGAACAGTGTGTCTGATGTCAGCAAAGGTGCTGACAAGAAAAGCAACGCCTCTGACCCCAGCCTTCCTGCTAACTTAAG AAAAAGCAGTACTGCTCCTGACAGCGTTGCCATGACAGTATTGACCAGAAACCATCTAAGTCCCATTATCCAAGTGACTGTGAAACAAACAGAGACGGATCCGGGTCTGATCGGTGTG GAGTGCCCCAAAGCAGAGGACTTGAAGAGCACAgaag GCTATAGGGACTCCCCCGCTAAAGAGAGGTCAAGAGACAAGCCCCAGCATGAGGACGGAGGTTCACCAGAGGACATGTCCAGCCCCAACCCAGACCAGTGCGCCCCTCtcctggagcaggagcagcggcCGCCACCGGACAGAGACACCGCGGACGAGGGCCTGCCGCCCTCCAAGGACAGCGACGTCGAGAGCGCGGACGAGAAGAGCGAGCGGCAGGCGAAGGAGAAGCCGCCCACCACCGACCCCAACAACAACGACGAGAAGAACGAGGAGGACgacggcggtggtggcggcctCTCGCCGGACGACCTCTCCCCCGTCCAGGACGCGCCGGCCGAGGAGACCTACTGCTCGGACGAGATCGCAGTGGTGCTGGTGGACAACTCGGGCGCGTCGGTGCGCCTGGACGAGAGCGACACGGTGAAGATCATCATCACCATGAGCTGCGACGCCCAGACGGCCGCCGAGCTGGAGGAGTCGGTCAAGCAGAGCATCCTGGAGTCGGCCCAGTCGCAGATGGTGAAAGACGGGCAAGGGGAGTCCAGGGGAGACTGCATGATCCGGATACCGGTCATCACCTTCGACTCGCCCCTGGAGGACGAGCACGAGGCCACCgtagagggagaggacgaccGGGAGGATGAGTACAGACTAGCCGCGGAGGACGAGCCGGCCGACCAACCGCCGATGCAGAATCCCGAACTCAGCCACTCCAAAGAACCGATCAGCTCGGACTCGGCCACGCAGGACTGTCGGGAGTACGAGCCGGACGAGCACGAGGCGGAGCACAGCAGCCTGCCGCTGACCAACGACAACAGCTCCTCGGGCATCGACGTCCACTCGCACCCCGACGAGAACGAGGCGCCGGAGCTCCGGATGGACGCCGACGGCTTCCTGCAGATCCCGGCCGGCTACGGCCGCTACGGCCCTGGGGGCAGGACACACGTGCGCGGGATGAGCATAGACAGCGGAAGGGACGCTGTGCTCATCGCTGACCGCTCCAGGGGCCGGACGCACACCATGACCACCTCCAAGTCGGACCTGGAAGCCAAGGAGGGGCAGATGCCCAACGAGTCCAACTTTGTGGAGTTTGTGTCGCTGCTGGAGTCCATCAACAGCACGCGAGCGGCCAGCGGCACTCAGCCTGAGACGGATGACGCAGATGACCAAGAGGACGAGGAAG ATGATACCATGGTGACGGTGAAGAATGATGAGGAGACCGAGACGGAGAGCCAGCGTCCAGAAAGACCCAACCCTCCCAACAGTCTGGCCACCACGGACACACCCCTCGCTGTTCCAGAGAGGCTCATCCCCATCGTCTCTCCCGACAG TCCTCAGACGGATAAAGATAAGGACCCAGACTACGACTCCCTTCCCTCCCAAACGTCCCAGTCCGAGAGCTCCATGCTCCAGGTCATCTGCAGACCAGAGGCCACCTCCAAGGAGGAGGCCTACACCTTCCACACCGTACACA GAGACAGACCCAGGAAGTTGTACAATGAGAGAGCCCTGAACTTACCCCTTGGGGCTGAGTTGATTACTGGCAACATGTG TGATCTCCTGTCGACCTCATCCAACTCGGAATGCCAGGACGGTTTAGCCGGAGGTCATGCGGACTGCCCATTCCAGCGCCGCATCATTCCCGCTCACCGACTGCGCCCGAGGAGAACGCATCCAGAGATCTTTCAG GAAGAGGACTCACTGGATGACTCGTCAGACACGTCGACTCAGGAGAAGCCATCTCGGAAGCTCTACTACAAGCTGAAGGTCTTTCCCGGGAAGTGGGTCAACATCCTGTATGATCGGCTGACCTTACTCGCATTATTTGACAG GAATCAAGACGTGTCAGAGAACGTGGTAGCCGTCTTCCTGGCGTTCCTGGTGTCTTTCCTGGGATTCGTCCTGCTGAACCATGGCTGCTTTAAGGACATCTGGGTATTCCAGTTTTGCCTCGTCATCGCCAGCTGCCAGTATTCCCTCTTAAAG AGTGTCCAACCAGATGCAGCTTCCCCAACTCAT ggACACAATCAATTAGTTGCATACAGTCGAGCAGCATACTTCTGTATTTTCTGTGGCCTTATTTGGATCCTGGAACTGTTGTTGAAACAGTCAAACCTTCCTGTGTCCAGAGTGTACGGCATGAACATTGTCTTATCTGACACGCTCCATTTTGTCCGTGACATTTTAGTTG cTGCAACTGGGCTTGTCTCCGCAGTGTATAGCATCATGAGAAGTCTGACTGCGATCGCTTTACTCTATGGTTTCTGCCTCGGCGCTTTAAAG GAACCGTGGGACGAGCAGCACATTCCAGCGCTGTTCTCCGGCTTCTGTGGACTGCTGGTTGTCTTCTCCTATCACCTCAGCAGACAGAGCAGCGACCCTTCAGTGCTCAT GTCTTTGATCAAATCCAAGCTCATACCTGTGTTGGGGGGaagtgaagaagaggaagatgccACCACAGAGAACATAGATCCTCTACCAGAGAAGCTCAGAGGCTCCGTG AAAGAGATCCTAATCTCAGACCTGTTTGTGTGCACGCTGGCGTCAGTGTTGACCTTTGCGGTCACGGCCAGCACCGTCTTCCTGTCTCTGAGG CCCTTTGTCACCATCGTGCTGTATGCGCTGGCTGGGACGGTGGGCTTCATCACCCACTATCTCATCCCCCAGCTGAGGAAGCATCACCCCTGGCTCTGGATCGCTCACCCTGTCCTCAAGAGCAGAGAGTACTCCCAGTTTGAGCCTCGAG AGGACGCCCATCTGATGTGGTACGAGCGATTGTACGTTGGACTGCTCTCCTTTGAGAAATATGTGGTCTACCCTGCCATTGTCCTCAGCGCCCTGACCAACGACGGCTTTGCACTGAGTCACCGCAAGAAGCTGGGCATCCA CTTTGATGTCTTGTTGATGACAGTTGCTGGGATGAAGCTTCTGCGCTCGTCCTTCTGCAATCCCAGCTACCAGTTTGTCACACTTCTCTTCACCGTCATCTTCTTCGAGTTTGACTGCAGCAGGGCCTCCGAGACCTTCCTGCTCAACTTCTTCCTCATGACCATAGTCTTCCACAAG CTCTGGGACCTGCTCCACAAACTGCACTTCATCATGGTGTACATCGCGCCCTGGCAGATCGCATGGGGAAGTGCATTTCATGCCTTCGCGCAGCCTTTTGCAGTGCCTC ACTCcgccatgctgctgctgcagactcTGCTCACCACGCTCTTCTACACGCCGCTCAGCCCCTTCCTGGGCAGCGCCATCTTCATCACCTCCTACCCGCGGCCCGTCAAGTTCTGGGAGAGGAACTACAA CACCAAACGGATTGACAACTCCAACAGCAGGCTGGTGTCTCAGGTTGATAAAGATACAG GTTGCGATGACAACAACCTGAACTCCATCTTCTATGAGTACCTGACGCGTTCGCTCCAGCACTCCCTTTGTGGCGACCTGATGCTGGGACGCTGGGGCAACTACAGCTCTGGCGACTGCTTCATCCTCGCCTCAGACTACCTCAATGCCTTCGTGCACCTCATCGAGATCGGGAACGGCCTGGTCACCTTCCAGCTCCGGGGACTGGAGTTCCGGG gcACATACTGCCAGCAGCGTGAGGTGGAGGCCATCACGGAGGGGGTGGAGGACGACgacgcctgctgctgctgcgagcCCGGTCACCTGCCCCACGTCCTGTCCTGCAACGCCGCCTTCAACCTGCGCTGGCTGGCCTGGGAGGTGACCACCACCAAGTACCTGCTGGAGGGCTACAGCATCAGCGAGAACAACGCCGCAACCATGCTCCAGGTGTACGACCTGCGCAAGCTGCTCATCACATACTACCTTAAG AGCATCATCTACTTCCTCGTCCACTCGCCCAAACTGCAGAcgtggctcaaggactccgcCATGCTGGAGGCGCTGCAGGCCTACACCAAGTGGCACCACATCGAGCGGGACCCCGCCGTGTTCAGCGTGAAGATCGATGAGGACTACGTCCACTGCCTGCAGGGGGTGACCAGAGCCAGCTTCTGTAATGTCTACCTGGAGTGGATACAGTACTGTGCCGGCAAGCAGGAAGAG CCGATGGAGTGTGATGAGGACTCAGCCCTGGTCACTCTGTGTTTCGGGTTGTCAGTGCTGGGTCGACGGTCACTGGGGACAGCATCCCACAACATGTCAAACAG ccTGGAGTCGtttctgtatggctttaacaccCTGTTCAAAGGGGACTTCCGCATCTCCAGCAAGGACGAGTGGGTGTTTGCAGACATGGATCTGCTGCAGAAGGTGGTGGCACCAGGTGTGCGGATGAGTCTGAAGCTGCACCAG GATCACTTCACCTGTctggaggagacggaggagccAGCCATCTTGTACGAGGCCATCACCAACTACCGCACGAGCCTGGTGATCTGCCACGAGAGCGACCCCGCCTGGCGCAAGGCGGTACTGTCCAGCCGCGACACGCTGCTCACCCTCAGGCACATGGTGGACGACGGCACGGACGAGTACAAGATCATCATGCTCTACAAGCGCCACCTCAGCTTCAAAGTCATCaag ATCAACAAGGAGTGTGTGCGAGGCCTATGGGCggggcagcagcaggagctggtGTTCCTCCGCAACCGTAACCCGGAGCGCGGCAGCATCCAGAACTCCAAGCAGGCGCTGCGCAACATGATCAACTCGTCGTGCGACCAGCCGCTGGGCTACCCCATGTACGTGTCGCCCCTCACCACCTCCTACATGGGCACCCACAAGCAGCTGCGTGGGATCTGGGGCGGCCCCATCAGCCTGGACACCATCCGCGGCTGGCTCTGCACCAAGTGGCTACG GGTGCGGAAGGACAACCTGACCAGCTGCAACAGCGGGGTCAACATGGACGACGTGGACTGCGCCGGCTCCTCGCTCAGCCAGAACCACAACTCCATCACGTCGCAGAGCCTCAGCACGTACCAGGCCCGGCCCAGGGCCTCCCAGGGGGTCCGGCACCACGCCGCAG GTCGCCGAGAGTACCGCAGCCGGTCGGTTCAGCCCCAAGCCCAGCGGCCCCCGGTCACCAGCCAGTCGGGCCCTATCCTGGACAGCCAGCACGGCTCGTCGGCCTCGGGGCCCAGCCTGGTGCAGCGGCTCTCCAACAGCCAGCTGTCCTTCAACACCTCCATCGCCTCCATCTTCTCCCAGGTCCCACGCCTCTCCACGGCGGGGCTGCAGTCGGCGGCCACTGTGGCGGCGGGGATtggg GGTCAGGTGTCGTCGTCCAGCTCGACGCTCAGCCTCCTCTTCGGCAAGCGCAGCTTCTCCAGTGGCCTGGTCATCTCGGGGCTCTCGGCGGCCGAGGGCGGCAACACCACCGACACGCAGTCTTCCAGCAGCGTCAACATCGCAGCTATGGGCCAGTCGGCGAGGTCCACCAGTAGAGCAACGCAG TGGACGTCAGAGGCCTTTGAAAGCATGGACGGGACCAACTCCAACGTCTTCACGGGGGCCAAAGACAACCCGCCGTCCATCGACCGAGACCGCAGCAGCACGCAAGGCACGGACAGGAGCCAGGACGACTCGGTTCTGGCCTCCGCCGTCCAGGAGCTACCGGACCAGAAGACCATCTGA